A stretch of Malus sylvestris chromosome 11, drMalSylv7.2, whole genome shotgun sequence DNA encodes these proteins:
- the LOC126590520 gene encoding uncharacterized protein LOC126590520 has product MFPLFKLGTLAVRTISKPIANRLKAEAGLHPRFREYIIGLAQANYRFTTNLQRRLYGRATDVVIRPLDEAKAVGAAAEFLGELVIFSVAGLAVIYEVNRSARSEARKEEQRKQEIEGLKKRGTDLEKEVQCLKVKLQEMEQLVQGRSWLDFFKFWHAQAMLQDQKPAMSCDFLHTDAASKL; this is encoded by the exons atGTTTCCATTGTTTAAGCTTGGAACACTAGCCGTACGAACTATTTCGAAACCCATCGCGAATAGGCTCAAAGCCGAGGCCGGTTTGCACCCGAGGTTCCGCGAGTACATCATCGGCCTCGCCCAG GCGAACTATCGTTTCACAACGAATCTCCAAAGACGTCTATATGGACGCGCAACAGATGTTGTGATCCGTCCTCTGGATGAAGCAAAAGCTGTTGGAGCTGCTGCTGAGTTTCTTGGGGAACTTGTTATCTTCTCG GTTGCAGGACTCGCTGTTATCTATGAGGTGAACAGAAGTGCTAGATCAGAAGCTAGGAAGGAGGAACAGCGCAAGCAAGAAATAGAG GGACTGAAGAAAAGGGGGACAgatttagaaaaagaagtgcAATGTCTAAAGGTCAAACTGCAGGAGATGGAGCAACTGGTCCAGGGAAGAAGCTGGCTAGATTTCTTTAAGTTCTGGCACGCCCAAGCAATGTTACAAGACCAAAAGCCAGCAATGTCCTGTGATTTCCTCCATACTGATGCTGCTTCCAAGCTATGA
- the LOC126591107 gene encoding uncharacterized protein LOC126591107: MRILKSRSFRASVSGSNHHLKVGFRRFVTSCRAVVLPRFGGPEVLELRPNVEVPDLKPHEVLVRARAASVNPLDTRIRSGYGRSLYGPLLPIILGRDISGEVAAMGDSVRGLSVGQEVFGALHPTAVRGTYSDYAILSEEELAPKPSSVTHVEASAIPFAALTAWRALISTARIAEGQRLLVVGGGGAVGLAAIQISVARGCHVTTTCGKKSIDRVLAAGAEQAVDYTAENIEFTIRGKFDAVLDTIGGPETERICINFLKRGGHYMTLQGDAASLSDRYGIAIGLPVATAALLKKQIKYRYSHGIEYWWTYMRADSEGLDEIRRLSETGKLNIPVEKTFPITQVIEAHEAKEKKQIHGKIVLEFD; encoded by the exons ATGCGAATTCTTAAGTCGCGCAGCTTCAGAGCCTCAGTCTCCGGCTCCAATCACCACCTCAAGGTAGGGTTCCGGCGCTTCGTCACCAGCTGCAGAGCCGTGGTGCTGCCGCGCTTCGGTGGGCCGGAGGTTCTGGAGCTCCGGCCCAATGTCGAAGTCCCTGATCTCAAACCCCATGAGGTCCTCGTCCGCGCTCGTGCCGCCTCCGTCAATCCCCTCGATACCAGA atACGATCTGGCTATGGTCGTTCCTTATATGGACCTCTTTTACCTATTATTTTGGGTCGTGATATTAGCGGTGAAGTTGCAGCTATGGGAGATTCAGTTCGAGGATTGAGTGTGGGACAAGAAGTTTTTGGTGCATTGCATCCTACTGCTGTAAGGGGTACTTATTCTGACTATGCAATTCTATCAGAAGAGGAACTTGCACCAAAACCATCATCAGTTACACATGTG GAAGCAAGTGCCATTCCTTTTGCTGCTCTGACTGCTTGGCGTGCTCTCATAAGTACTGCTAGGATAGCTGAGGG CCAAAGGCTGTTAGTTGTGGGTGGTGGAGGAGCTGTAGGTTTGGCTGCAATTCAGATTTCAGTAGCCAGAGGCTGCCATGTTACAACTACCTGTGGAAAGAAAAGTATAGATCGAGTATTGGCAGCTGGTGCTGAGCAGGCTGTTGACTATACTGCTGAG AACATTGAATTCACAATAAGGGGGAAGTTTGATGCTGTATTGGATACCATTGGAGGGCCAGAGACCGAAAGAATATGCATAAACTTTTTAAAGAGAGGTGGGCACTACATGACACTTCAG GGTGACGCAGCATCTTTGAGTGATAGGTATGGGATAGCTATTGGGCTTCCTGTTGCTACAGCTGCTTTACTGAAGAAACAGATTAAGTACCGGTATTCTCACGGAATAG AGTACTGGTGGACTTATATGAGAGCCGACTCAGAAGGGTTAGATGAGATCCGAAGGCTGTCTGAAACCGGAAAGTTGAATATACCAGTGGAGAAGACGTTTCCCATCACTCAAGTGATAGAGGCTCACGAGGCAAAGGAGAAGAAGCAGATCCACGGGAAAATAGTGCTCGAATTTGACTGA
- the LOC126591117 gene encoding protein SAWADEE HOMEODOMAIN HOMOLOG 2-like isoform X3 yields the protein MGRPPSNGGPAFRFVQSEVTEMEAILQQYNNTMPSREVLMALADKFSESPERKGKITVQMKQVWNWFQNRRYAIRAKSSKVLGKLDVSPMSRDDSAAARNVPQGPQQIAAPIHAPPVPGSGKGVTENAIHEFEAKSGRDGAWYDVANFLAHRNLETGNPEVLVRFAGFGPEEDEWVNVRKHVRQRSLPCESSECVAVLPGDLILCFQEGKEQALYFDAHVLDAQRRRHDVRGCRCRFLVRYVHDQSEEIVPLRKVCRRPETDYRLQQLHAVNEAISAERKSMEHFMVSATSGEMMQNQQNAEAAHVPPTFHVAASLPTQATTPELRTEISTVVSAGNSNAPVSSTVVTSMPATVAAPGGSVSAVPKGN from the exons GTTACGGAGATGGAAGCTATTCTGCAACAATACAATAACACAATGCCATCACGTGAAGTGCTTATGGCCCTTGCAGATAAGTTCAG TGAATCACCAGAGCGGAAGGGCAAGATTACAGTACAAATGAAACAA GTTTGGAATTGGTTCCAAAATAGGCGATATGCTATTAGGGCAAAATCAAGCAAGGTTCTTGGGAAGTTAGATGTGTCACCTATGTCTCGTGATGATTCGGCTGCAGCGAGAAATGTTCCTCAAGGCCCTCAGCAGATTGCTGCTCCTATACATGCTCCTCCTG TTCCAGGCTCAGGAAAGGGTGTTACTGAAAATGCTATCCATGAGTTTGAAGCTAAATCTGGGAGGGATGGTGCATG GTATGATGTTGCTAACTTTTTAGCTCATAGAAATTTGGAGACTGGTAATCCG GAAGTTCTGGTTCGGTTTGCTGGGTTTGGACCAGAGGAGGATGAGTGGGTTAACGTACGAAAGCATGTCAGGCAGCGCTCTCTCCCGTGTGAATCATCAGAATGTGTTGCAGTTCTCCCCGGAGATCTCATACTATGCTTTCAG GAAGGTAAAGAGCAGGCCTTGTATTTTGATGCCCATGTCCTTGATGCTCAAAGACGACGACATGATGTAAGAGGATGTCGATGTAGGTTTCTAGTGCGCTATGTTCATGATCAGTCCGAG GAAATTGTTCCATTGAGAAAGGTCTGCCGTCGGCCTGAAACAGATTACAGGTTGCAGCAACTGCATGCTGTGAACGAGGCAATATCAGCAGAGCGGAAAAGTATGGAGCATTTTATGGTTTCTGCTACTTCCGGCGAAATGATGCAAAACCAGCAGAATGCAGAAGCAGCGCATGTGCCCCCAACTTTTCATGTTGCTGCTTCTTTACCCACCCAAGCTACAACTCCAGAATTGAGAACTGAAATCAGCACGGTTGTTAGTGCAGGGAATTCTAATGCCCCCGTAAGTAGTACTGTAGTCACAAGCATGCCGGCTACAGTCGCCGCTCCCGGTGGCTCGGTCTCAGCCGTGCCAAAAGGAAATTAG
- the LOC126591117 gene encoding protein SAWADEE HOMEODOMAIN HOMOLOG 2-like isoform X2, whose protein sequence is MGRPPSNGGPAFRFVQSEVTEMEAILQQYNNTMPSREVLMALADKFSESPERKGKITVQMKQVWNWFQNRRYAIRAKSSKVLGKLDVSPMSRDDSAAARNVPQGPQQIAAPIHAPPGSGKGVTENAIHEFEAKSGRDGAWYDVANFLAHRNLETGNPEVLVRFAGFGPEEDEWVNVRKHVRQRSLPCESSECVAVLPGDLILCFQEGKEQALYFDAHVLDAQRRRHDVRGCRCRFLVRYVHDQSESLCQEIVPLRKVCRRPETDYRLQQLHAVNEAISAERKSMEHFMVSATSGEMMQNQQNAEAAHVPPTFHVAASLPTQATTPELRTEISTVVSAGNSNAPVSSTVVTSMPATVAAPGGSVSAVPKGN, encoded by the exons GTTACGGAGATGGAAGCTATTCTGCAACAATACAATAACACAATGCCATCACGTGAAGTGCTTATGGCCCTTGCAGATAAGTTCAG TGAATCACCAGAGCGGAAGGGCAAGATTACAGTACAAATGAAACAA GTTTGGAATTGGTTCCAAAATAGGCGATATGCTATTAGGGCAAAATCAAGCAAGGTTCTTGGGAAGTTAGATGTGTCACCTATGTCTCGTGATGATTCGGCTGCAGCGAGAAATGTTCCTCAAGGCCCTCAGCAGATTGCTGCTCCTATACATGCTCCTCCTG GCTCAGGAAAGGGTGTTACTGAAAATGCTATCCATGAGTTTGAAGCTAAATCTGGGAGGGATGGTGCATG GTATGATGTTGCTAACTTTTTAGCTCATAGAAATTTGGAGACTGGTAATCCG GAAGTTCTGGTTCGGTTTGCTGGGTTTGGACCAGAGGAGGATGAGTGGGTTAACGTACGAAAGCATGTCAGGCAGCGCTCTCTCCCGTGTGAATCATCAGAATGTGTTGCAGTTCTCCCCGGAGATCTCATACTATGCTTTCAG GAAGGTAAAGAGCAGGCCTTGTATTTTGATGCCCATGTCCTTGATGCTCAAAGACGACGACATGATGTAAGAGGATGTCGATGTAGGTTTCTAGTGCGCTATGTTCATGATCAGTCCGAG TCACTGTGCCAGGAAATTGTTCCATTGAGAAAGGTCTGCCGTCGGCCTGAAACAGATTACAGGTTGCAGCAACTGCATGCTGTGAACGAGGCAATATCAGCAGAGCGGAAAAGTATGGAGCATTTTATGGTTTCTGCTACTTCCGGCGAAATGATGCAAAACCAGCAGAATGCAGAAGCAGCGCATGTGCCCCCAACTTTTCATGTTGCTGCTTCTTTACCCACCCAAGCTACAACTCCAGAATTGAGAACTGAAATCAGCACGGTTGTTAGTGCAGGGAATTCTAATGCCCCCGTAAGTAGTACTGTAGTCACAAGCATGCCGGCTACAGTCGCCGCTCCCGGTGGCTCGGTCTCAGCCGTGCCAAAAGGAAATTAG
- the LOC126591117 gene encoding protein SAWADEE HOMEODOMAIN HOMOLOG 2-like isoform X1 encodes MGRPPSNGGPAFRFVQSEVTEMEAILQQYNNTMPSREVLMALADKFSESPERKGKITVQMKQVWNWFQNRRYAIRAKSSKVLGKLDVSPMSRDDSAAARNVPQGPQQIAAPIHAPPVPGSGKGVTENAIHEFEAKSGRDGAWYDVANFLAHRNLETGNPEVLVRFAGFGPEEDEWVNVRKHVRQRSLPCESSECVAVLPGDLILCFQEGKEQALYFDAHVLDAQRRRHDVRGCRCRFLVRYVHDQSESLCQEIVPLRKVCRRPETDYRLQQLHAVNEAISAERKSMEHFMVSATSGEMMQNQQNAEAAHVPPTFHVAASLPTQATTPELRTEISTVVSAGNSNAPVSSTVVTSMPATVAAPGGSVSAVPKGN; translated from the exons GTTACGGAGATGGAAGCTATTCTGCAACAATACAATAACACAATGCCATCACGTGAAGTGCTTATGGCCCTTGCAGATAAGTTCAG TGAATCACCAGAGCGGAAGGGCAAGATTACAGTACAAATGAAACAA GTTTGGAATTGGTTCCAAAATAGGCGATATGCTATTAGGGCAAAATCAAGCAAGGTTCTTGGGAAGTTAGATGTGTCACCTATGTCTCGTGATGATTCGGCTGCAGCGAGAAATGTTCCTCAAGGCCCTCAGCAGATTGCTGCTCCTATACATGCTCCTCCTG TTCCAGGCTCAGGAAAGGGTGTTACTGAAAATGCTATCCATGAGTTTGAAGCTAAATCTGGGAGGGATGGTGCATG GTATGATGTTGCTAACTTTTTAGCTCATAGAAATTTGGAGACTGGTAATCCG GAAGTTCTGGTTCGGTTTGCTGGGTTTGGACCAGAGGAGGATGAGTGGGTTAACGTACGAAAGCATGTCAGGCAGCGCTCTCTCCCGTGTGAATCATCAGAATGTGTTGCAGTTCTCCCCGGAGATCTCATACTATGCTTTCAG GAAGGTAAAGAGCAGGCCTTGTATTTTGATGCCCATGTCCTTGATGCTCAAAGACGACGACATGATGTAAGAGGATGTCGATGTAGGTTTCTAGTGCGCTATGTTCATGATCAGTCCGAG TCACTGTGCCAGGAAATTGTTCCATTGAGAAAGGTCTGCCGTCGGCCTGAAACAGATTACAGGTTGCAGCAACTGCATGCTGTGAACGAGGCAATATCAGCAGAGCGGAAAAGTATGGAGCATTTTATGGTTTCTGCTACTTCCGGCGAAATGATGCAAAACCAGCAGAATGCAGAAGCAGCGCATGTGCCCCCAACTTTTCATGTTGCTGCTTCTTTACCCACCCAAGCTACAACTCCAGAATTGAGAACTGAAATCAGCACGGTTGTTAGTGCAGGGAATTCTAATGCCCCCGTAAGTAGTACTGTAGTCACAAGCATGCCGGCTACAGTCGCCGCTCCCGGTGGCTCGGTCTCAGCCGTGCCAAAAGGAAATTAG